The Arachis duranensis cultivar V14167 chromosome 9, aradu.V14167.gnm2.J7QH, whole genome shotgun sequence genomic sequence TGCAGGTTTTACCGTGCACTGGGCTAGGTTCTGTCATCGTCCAACAAAGACCTAGCAATCAAACCGCGAACCTTAAACCGTAAACATTGAACCGAAAACCGCTAAACGATAAATCAGAGGCACAGAACCATTCAGCATAAGAGCTAACGACCAAACcgcgaaccctaaaccgtacacgTTGAACCAGTAACCGCCAAACGATAAACCATTagcacgaaaccattcactctaagGCCTAGTCCCTAGAATCGTACACACTGGACCGTGCGAATTGAACCGGAAACCGGCAATCAATAAGCAATATACACGAAGCCATTCACTAAAAGACCTAGCGATCAACccgtgaaccctaaaccgtTAACATTGAACCGAAAACCGCCAAACGAAAAACCAGAGGCATAGAACCATTCACCATAAGACCTAACGACGAAACcgcgaaccctaaaccgtacacgTTGAACCAAAAACCGCCATACAATAAACCATTAGCACGAAGACCATTCATTCTAAGGCCTAGTCACTaaaaccgtacacattgaaccgtgCGCATTGAACCGGAAACCGGCAAACAATAAACAATATACACGAAGCCGTTCACTAAAAGACCTAGCGATCAAACcgcgaaccctaaaccgtaaacatTGAACCGGAAACCGCTAAACGATAAACCAGAGGCACAAAACCATTCACTATAATCCCTAACGACGAAACtgtgaaccctaaaccgtacacgTTGAAGCAGAAACCGCCATACAATAAACCATTAGCACGAAACCGTTCACTCTAAGGCCTATTCACTAAAACCGTACACACTGGACCGTGCGCATTGAACCGGAAACCGGCAAACAATAAACAATATACACGAAGCCGTTCACTAAAAGACCTAGCGATCAAACcgcgaaccctaaaccgtaaacatTGAACCGGAAACCGCCAAACGATAAATCAGAGGCACAGAACCATTCACTATAATCCCTAACGACGAAACCGCGAATCCTAAACCGTACATGTTGAAGCAGAAACCGCCATACAATAAACCATTAGCACGAAACCGTTCACTCTAAGGCCTATTCACTAAAACCGTACACACTGGACCGTGCGCATTGAACCGGAAACCGGCAAACAATAAACAATATACACGAAGCCGTTCACTAAAAGACCTACCGATCATTCACTGTAAGACCCTAAACCATTAACCCTATcagaaatttttttcatttatttcaaTTACTACCAGCATAAATATTTAACTTTTTGTTAATGATTCtcatttttctctaaaatttatgttttattagttttaattaaaaatatagtttcccactttttatatattatttttattttggtctataaatattaattttattagagaaTTAATTAGTAACATCTATTCAATTatgtaaattaaaatgataatgtagtatacaaaaattattactGCCTATGCTAAATGACCTGTTATGATTCATAGAATATGGCGAGGTTTACgcaattaaatttcaatttcaccTTACTAGATAAAGTTATCACATGTTCTTTTTCAAGAAGAAACTATAAACCGCACCTAGTGGtatcaataaaattatatacatGTATACAATGTAATTAAGGCCAATAAATAATATTCTAATTAGGTAGGTGATGGTTAGTCTAGGACTACGAGCAAGAAGATGGTGCAATAAAGTGGAGACCATGCTGCATGACTACAAGAAGGAGGAAATGAGTTGGTGGTCTAAGCATAAAAAACTACAACTACAAACTATATGCTTACAAATTCTAACCCATACAACATGGATACTAGAAGGAAGCTCTCAACCATGGCAATCGAATGTTTGGAAATGTTTCATGGAATCGATCGAACTGCATAAAAAAAGTTACGTTCGTTAATCAACTATTGTTCGTCTGAAAACTTCCTTGGCATCTCTCTCCCTTCAACCACAGCCATCGTCGAAGTAATTAATCAAGAATGGAGTCTGGATTCCGGTAagcatcttcttcaatttttacTACTTCCTTTGATAGCAGCCGTATCTGTAAAGAATAAAATGGAGTATATTGAAATAACTGCATGCATagattaattaaataaagagtCACAAGATGTTTGGCTACTCCCTTCTTTTATGGTTTCGAGCCACTGTGTTTTACTCCTTCTTGTTTCTACATGTTGGTTTAGGTATGTTAATGCATTAAGGAACATTCAACAATCATACAACCAGTTCTATGTGTTTGGGCTATTTGCAACAGATGTACGTATATCCACAACTTTGCCTTCTTTCGTTGTTATGATTCTGTTAAAAAACGTTTGGAAAACTAAGTTGGCATGATTTTGTCTTGTTCCGCCACTGGATGATGTAGAATTCCCACCTAATATTGTGAATCTCTTCAAGTGGTACAATACCACTGATCTTTATTTGGTTGACACTCAAGACAATTGCCTCCACATCAGACCCAAGCAAGACGGTAACAGATTCTGGATAAAGGGAGCTGATTTAGGGAGGATACGACGCATGTACAGACGAAGTTCTTTACTGAGTGTGGAGCTTAGGTACGTTGGCTGGGGAGTATTCTACATGCTCGTCCGGGACATTAACCGGAAAGATGAACCTCCGTGTGTTGTTGATGAACTGTATTCGGTGAAGGTTTTGCCTGACTATATCGTTCAACACTTAGCTTTGGTGTGTGGGGCTTACTTCAACAAAGAAGCCCAACTTAGAGTCTACCAGAGCGAGATGTTCCTTAGGAATCACCGCCGGATCCAACAACAGCAATATTTCGATACTCAGCAGTCAGGGTGAGTAACAATGGACCATTATTTTCTGGTCTAATTTCTCACGTTTTCATGTTTTAtgcctaaatttttttaactcaaCTACAGTGTAAACAAGAGGCAACATGGTGGGGGGGCTGAGGCAGGTCCTAGTAAGCGACAGTGACCCCAGACCTCTCCTATGCATCGACGCGAACAATGCCATGTACGATCCTTGTTTGTTGCCACAAGACAGTGACGACGGTAACTGATCTCGGACATCCATCTGCACATGTCGTGTGTCACATTTATCATCAATGACATCATTATCGCATTCATAGTTCGTGAATGAATGTCTCTTGTCCTGTTGTGACTCCTTCACCTGCTGATAACATGATAATCCCCAATCAGAAACTATAATAATGCATACAACCATAATTTTTACGCATGGAGGAGTTTTACGCATAACACCTGTGTTAACGAGTCGAGATTTTTATTGAAAACACCATTCGTGGACGTGATGTCAATGGATTCGCTGCTTTCATGGAGGCTCCgctgttttataattttttttttgacaagAAGAAGTAGATCTTCATTAGTTCACCCAGTTCATGACACGGGAATTAGATGTTTACATTCAAAAAAATTACCTCGACAAAAGTGTTGTCTTTACCCTTCCGGTTCCTCATACCCGTCGCCGTAAACTTCCTTGTTCCACCCTTTTTAAAAGGctgcccaaacagaggaacattCACATAGTTTAATGGTTTTTAAAGGGACACACACCGAACAAGATTTTCACAGTAGGAGTCTATTTCGAATAAACAAATCGTACCTTGGTATTAGGTCCTGAGTGGTGTTCGGACTTAATTGAGAACGACCTTGAAGAATTAGCAAACCTTTCTGGACTAAAACCCGAGTCCTTGGCTGATGCATTGTCGTATGATCGATCGCGAGGGTTACCTTCCACACTATGCTGCATCAGATCTGGACAGCGCTTGTAGTAATGACCGTACTTGTGGCAATTAGAGCATgctctcttcttcctccaagAAGACCTCTTGGAAGGGGCTCCTTTGCTTTTGACAACGAATGGATCGTTGATGCCTTCCACGTTAACATTAGGAGTTGACTTGCCTTGTTTGCGTGACTGCAGGCGGATAACTAAATTGACAAGTTCAGACTGGACTTCATCAAAGTCTGCAAGATCCTTGCAAGCAATATCATACAGCTTGTTGCAATTCGATGCCAACGCTCCAACTCGAAACTTTAAGACCCTTTCGATGTCATCATTCACAGGCATTTCTGTGCTAATAAATTCGTTCTTTGCATTCTTTGTCCACCTTTTGTATATCAACGAATCTGAAAACTCAAGTATGTTTTTGAACTTCATGGCACAGAAGATATGACTACAGGGAATACCACGTGATTCAAACAGCTTGCACGAGCACGAGAATAGATTCTTACCTCTATCGACTTCCACCCGTCGATCTTTGGCCGGGTCTCCGAGGGCAGTCACACTGAACTCTACCTTGTCCAAGGTTGTGCTTAGTACCGTTATATTCAAAGCCCCTGCCCTCTGAATCTCATTACGAATTTCCTTTAAAATGTTTCGCGTGAAATAACATGATGCAGATCTTTCATATACCTCCAACGAGGTAATCATCACTGGCTCTGAGCATTGAGACTTAAAGTCAGCTATTAATTCATTGTTTCTATACTCCTTTAAGGCCCTATCCAGGTTATGCATGAACTCAATGAGGGTGTTCTTGCGATTAACATAAAATCTAATGAGAGAATTTATACCTTCACACTGTGATGTCGTCCTTATGTAACCGAAAAACTTATCCCGGAGGAAACAATGGGACCACATCTCACGAGTTTCGTACGTCTTCTCCATCCAGGTATTGCCAACAAGGTTGTGCTTATCCAAAATGGCTGCCCATCTCCGATCAAAGTCTCTCTGGTCGTTGTTGTCGTATATAAGACCCTTAAAATCACGCAGGAAATTAGGATTCTTTATATTTTCACATGCATTTCTCTGCAGATGCCAGCCGCATAACCGATGGGTCGCATCAGGCAGAACATTCTTGATTGCATCTTACATGGCAAGGTCTCCGTCAGTTATTACTGCTTTTGGACTTTTCCCACCCATCGCTTCAACAAAGGTTTCCAACAACCACTTATACGTCTCTGTGGTTTCGTCCGATAGTAGGCCGGAGCCGAAGATAACAGTCTGCCCGTGATGATTGCATCCAGAGAAAATGACCAAAGGCTTGTTGTATTTATTCTTCTTGTAGGTTGAATCAAAGGCAACAATATCTCTAAAGTAGTGATAGTCGATAATTGACTGCCCATCTGCCCAAAAAATATGCTCCAACCTTTTGTCACTAGTGAACGTATACTTTCCAAAGAACAGCGGATCGTTGTTTGACTTGCCAATCAAATAGTTTATTGCCGCATTGGCATCCTCGTTTTTAACTTTTGCCCGACGATAGCGATCGATGTGGTTGTACAAATCTTTCCGTGTGAAGCCAGCATGACGATATCCACCCTTCTGGAATGCAATATACCCCATAATATGGCAGCTCTTGACACCAAAATTATGAAGATTTTCCACTTGGACTCTATCAGTCACAGTGAGACGTCGATTGGCCGGTACCAGATGCGCAAATTGGGGTGGCGTCATATCGTGGTTGTGAGATTTCACAAAACATGATACCTTCCATCTACCGCATCCGTAGTCAAGCTTTACCCTAAGCCGAGCTGGACACTTGGTTCACGTTAGTGACCTTGCCTCCCTTGATCTATCATCCAAATCGAGATACCTCATATTTCTCCAGCCCTCTTTATTGCAAACAAGTTGCCTGCTAATGATTCTACCTTGATTATCCCTAACCACGTCATCCTTCCTCATTACAAATCCATGCCAACAAGAATAAGCGTTATAAAATTGGCAAACCTCATCCTCTGTCCTAAACTCTAGGTTCCAAATATCCTCCACCATTAAATCCGCTATTCTTTTTACACCACAAACTTCTTCACTCTTGCTAGTGAAATCCAGAGAATCCACATCGTCGTCATCAGCATCATCTTCTGCATTCGGTTGATAATCGAAATCATCACCCAAATCATTATCAGAATCATTCTTAACATCATCCTCCTTTATGGACATAATTTAACCACTGCCATAATTTTACCCAAAAATGTCAATAAATAGAGCCAATGGCAGCAACGAAGGAAAGCTAAACTAAGCTGCATGTAAAATTAAATGAACCAAATCCAATTAAACTAACCCAATTGTTTTGGACCCCAGTATTAGGTTTTAATTTCAATTCCCCAAACCTAGCCACAGCATAGAACTGGACAATGTTGCTTTATTTCCAAAATCCAGAATAGCAACCCAACACCGTAAACAGAGAACCGTTGAAAAGGCATAGactatcatcaaaattaaactaatctgGATTAACAAAAAAACTTAATCGGACATACCTtgatgagaaccagaggttgaGCTTCAACGGATAAAAAATGCACTATCGGAGTTGGAGGGAGGTGACCTTTACCTAATCCGAAGCACCTAATGCGAAGGCAGCCGAAAAATGAATGTTGGTAAACCAGCTTCCAGCAACCACAGCTTCGGATCTAGCAGAAGTTCTGCTACAAAATTCTCTACCGGAGCCACATCAGTTTAGCGTTCGCCCTCTCCTGAGTTGACGTCGACGCCAATCCGATGAAAGTAGAGTACCAGTTCCGGAAGCTGTTACTCGAAGGAGATCATTCTTGATAAATGGacactaaaaatcaaacagggTTGGGTAGTGGGTTCTAGGATAACAAATTCCAGGGTTGGGTAGTGGGTATAGAACGAAGGCGAAAAAACCAGTGGGCAGTGGGTTCTATGCGTTTTCCAGGAAGTGAAACATGAATTAAAGGCTTGTGAGACATGCATGTTGAATTTCAGAAAGTGATGGAgggtattttataaaatgaaaaacaagttagagattataaattataattataaatgttcCCCAATACACTATATAGTATATGTATACAATAATTAATGTAGTATTTGTTATAGTATATGTTCATTAAAGGCTTTTGCTATTATCAATGAATGCAATTAATGAaaggttgaaaatttttttgatcaaCGGCTGAGATGAAGACACATGTGCAAGGGTAACTTACCCACAAAATTGCCATGGATTTGGAAGAAAACACCTTATTTTATTTAGGTAGTTGTATGATCAATTTGAATGTTGAAAAACCAGGTCatgatatatttttgaaaaaataattttcgcaGTTGTCAGATACGGATAAATATGACTTTGACTTCGTGCTATTAGAAAATTTGTCAATTTATAAACAACAATGCTAATGTTAGGGAAAAAAAGTATTAGCCAAAAATcaactaaatatttttagatgaattcaaaatttttacgaattaattaatatatagatgtttcttctgctaagtatcaaaatgttttttttcatactaaatggatattttttatatattttttgaattttttgtattagaaatgtgaatgtctctatttctttaaaaatttcattatttttttttaaattttatagatatttaattatttttactaaaatataactggatatttttttgttaagtattatgatatttttttatattaaataaatattttttatatttctgtaattgTTCAAAGACTCCTTTTGGCTTAGATCAAGTGTGTAGTTTGCAGTCTCTTTAATCATCAAAACGACACCTAATATTCCAAAAGGCAGAGAACAACATCGTGATCACGTGGATAACTTCGAGAACTTGAATCTCCGCGCGACGCACCAGATTGTGGAGTCCTGGTCACGCGCCGCGCGCATGCTGCTCGAGTGTTGCGGAGTCGGTGGAAGGAAGAAGGTTCGAGAAGGCCGCGAGGGAGTGCTACGCAGTGGAGCGGATCTAGAAGCTTCTAACGTAGATCAAGGAGCTTCACTTATTGATGGATCCAAACGATTTGATGAAGCTGAAGAAGCAGATTGAGATTCGGTGTTTCGGCGATACGGCAGCGTTTTGCTTCCGGTCGAATGAGCTAGTGGAGGTGACAAAGATGTGTAGGGAGATGAAGAGGATGGTGCCGGAGATATTAGAGGTGGAGGTTGATCCGAAGGGAGGGCCAGGGATAGTGGAGGCCGCGATGACGGTTTATGCGGAAAAGAAGGAGAGTATGGTGGAGATGTTGCAAGTGATGCAAGGAATAGAGGCAGCGATGAAGAGATTCTTCTTCGGTTACAAGCAGGTTGTGGTGGCGGTGACGGAGAGTGCGGAGGCTGGCGGGAACCGAGTTGGTTCCGGCGACTCGCTGATAGAAGAGGAGTGGGTCGTGGTGGGAGGCGGAGAGGGTCTGACGGTGAGAGAGGGGTCTGTATGTGTGTTTGTTGGAGGTTGGTAGATTAAtgtgagagagaaaaaaaacgtttttataagttttaattaggtttacttaatcttttaaattttgaatttaaaaaatttaaaattaattaattattaatataaattaatataattttatttaatttttggatAGGAACATTTTGGTTCAGTATACtttttcatttataaattatacattgatataatttttttaattttatgtcgTATCAGTCTATCTTACGGCTCTTCATCATTGATGAGTAGTATTTTATTGTCAACTGTTAATGTCACCCTTGGTGTTCTAAATTGGCAATGACGACCTGAGAGTTTGATTTAtcccaaaaatagaaaaatgaaagagatttatttatttatttattattctatgcTTTAAAGACTTTACTtaaaatgtttaatttattatttcaacaacaacaataaaaaattaaaatatttatgaagaaatttttaaaaataacactTTATATACCATTTTTTAGTTGAGTTATTGGCATACATCATGTATGTagtatcaaaatattattttatcatagGAAGTTGATAACTGATATACATAACTCAATATTATTTTCATGCAACATCcatcattattaattattattattttttatagggtATCTAACATATTATTTATCAACTTATtaccaataataattaattattatattttaaacatatatataaatagacacacttaaaaaatatatttataaagataCTTCTATTAtatacaattataaaaaaatatatttttattagacacatccacaAAGACATTTTCATTCAATACAACTATAAACAAGAGTTGGTAGAAGTTGgcagaaatgctattgataacgTAGCGGAATTATTTTCTTAATACGCTATACATCACAATAAAGCAAAGATAACACGTACGGAAACAACATTAGCTAATATAATCACtttaatagtttaattaattaagctcTAACATGTGCTATTGGTTTAAGGTGAAGAGGCACTTTCTTTGAGACAACGAGTCCATATACCTCACTCATATCAATGTCATGAGCTGATGAAATATTTTCTGGAAGCATCCAATCGAACCAATAGAGAAGGCTAGCAAGAACATACTCAACAATAGCAACCCCAAAGAACACTCCAGGACAACCCCTTCT encodes the following:
- the LOC107464560 gene encoding protein FAR1-RELATED SEQUENCE 5-like, with amino-acid sequence MSIKEDDVKNDSDNDLGDDFDYQPNAEDDADDDDVDSLDFTSKSEEVCGVKRIADLMVEDIWNLEFRTEDEVCQFYNAYSCWHGFVMRKDDVVRDNQGRIISRQLVCNKEGWRNMRYLDLDDRSREARSLT